Proteins found in one Pseudomonas mosselii genomic segment:
- a CDS encoding phosphoethanolamine transferase CptA, translating to MSRTTPPARKSIDWPGLGWLLLFFWYFSGITQALLLFSGTTGFAGFRDALFLSSLWLAPVLLLPRLTRPLAALIGLVLWASSLVGLSYFAIYRQEFSQSVIFVMFESNTAEAGEYFSQYFSVWLCLGLLLYSAIAVLLWRRIRPVTLPLYSRLPVVAVLLTATLGYPFYKQMVSQQRSFADAREKVEQRMAAAVPWQLVVGYRQYRQQLDNMQALLEQNAALPPLQNLKDASGDAPRTLVLVLGESTTREHMHLYGYNRDTTPNLDALAASDKGLTVFRNVVSPRPYTIEVMQQILTFGDEQHPDRFLTDPSLINLMKQAGYKTFWITNQQTMTKRNTMLTTFSQQTDMPVYLNNQRNQNASQYDSVVLAPFEKALQDPAGKKLIIVHLLGTHMDYRYRYPAGFDHFKDHTGAPAALSPDQLQTYNFYDNAVRYNDFVVSDLIKRYSASTPNGFLLYLSDHGEDVYSSGNHDRLGRNEADPTRPMYTIPFLLWTSPSWQAAHPRDLQSMANRPYSSAHLIHTLSDLAGLSYDRYEPAKSLVNEAFTASPRWIGDPYAKNGLHEFDKLPGARTKQEQRTASSDTVRPDEG from the coding sequence GTGTCCCGTACAACTCCCCCCGCTAGAAAATCCATCGACTGGCCCGGCCTCGGCTGGCTCCTGCTGTTCTTTTGGTACTTCTCCGGCATCACCCAGGCTCTGCTGTTGTTCAGCGGCACCACCGGCTTCGCCGGCTTCCGTGACGCCCTGTTCCTCAGCAGCCTGTGGCTGGCACCGGTTCTGCTGCTACCTCGCCTGACCCGCCCCCTTGCCGCCCTGATCGGGCTGGTATTGTGGGCCAGCTCGCTGGTCGGCCTGAGCTATTTCGCCATCTACCGCCAGGAGTTCTCGCAAAGCGTCATCTTCGTGATGTTCGAGTCCAACACCGCCGAGGCCGGGGAATACTTCAGCCAATACTTCAGCGTCTGGCTATGCCTGGGGCTGCTGCTCTACAGCGCGATCGCCGTGCTGCTGTGGCGGCGCATCCGCCCGGTCACCCTGCCGCTTTACAGCCGCCTGCCGGTGGTCGCCGTGTTACTGACAGCAACCCTGGGTTACCCGTTCTACAAGCAGATGGTCTCCCAACAACGCAGCTTCGCCGACGCCCGGGAAAAGGTCGAACAGCGCATGGCGGCCGCGGTACCTTGGCAACTGGTGGTCGGCTACCGGCAATACCGCCAGCAACTGGACAACATGCAGGCCCTGCTGGAGCAGAACGCCGCCCTGCCGCCACTGCAGAACCTCAAGGATGCCAGCGGCGACGCGCCACGCACCCTGGTGCTGGTACTGGGTGAGTCCACCACTCGCGAGCACATGCACCTGTACGGCTACAACCGCGACACCACACCGAACCTCGACGCCCTGGCCGCCAGCGACAAGGGCCTCACCGTGTTCCGCAACGTCGTTTCGCCACGCCCGTACACCATCGAAGTGATGCAGCAAATCCTGACGTTCGGCGACGAACAGCATCCTGATCGCTTCCTCACCGACCCGTCGCTGATCAATTTGATGAAACAGGCCGGCTACAAGACCTTCTGGATCACCAACCAGCAGACGATGACCAAGCGCAACACCATGCTCACCACCTTCTCCCAGCAGACGGACATGCCGGTCTACCTGAACAACCAGCGCAACCAGAACGCCAGCCAATACGACAGCGTGGTCCTGGCGCCTTTCGAAAAGGCCCTGCAGGACCCGGCCGGCAAGAAGCTGATCATCGTCCACCTGCTCGGCACGCACATGGATTACCGCTACCGCTATCCGGCCGGCTTCGACCACTTCAAGGACCACACCGGCGCGCCGGCGGCGCTGTCCCCCGACCAGCTACAGACCTACAACTTCTATGACAACGCCGTACGCTACAACGACTTCGTCGTGTCCGACCTGATCAAGCGCTATTCGGCCAGCACACCGAACGGCTTCCTGCTGTACCTCTCCGACCATGGCGAGGATGTCTACAGCTCAGGCAATCATGATCGCCTTGGCCGCAACGAAGCCGACCCAACCCGGCCGATGTACACCATCCCCTTCCTGCTCTGGACCTCGCCCAGCTGGCAGGCGGCGCACCCGCGCGACCTGCAGTCGATGGCCAACCGCCCTTACAGCAGCGCACACTTGATCCACACCCTGTCCGACCTGGCTGGCCTGAGCTACGACCGCTACGAGCCGGCCAAGAGCCTGGTCAACGAAGCGTTCACCGCCAGCCCACGCTGGATCGGCGACCCGTATGCGAAAAACGGGCTGCACGAATTCGACAAACTGCCCGGCGCCCGAACGAAACAGGAGCAGCGGACCGCCAGCAGCGACACGGTTCGCCCTGACGAAGGCTGA
- a CDS encoding amino acid permease — MTHSNNNANLTAATPPSGHLKRTLTSRHLNMIAIGGSIGTGLFVSSGATIAQSGPGGALLAFAVIGLMVYFLMTSLGEMAACMPVSGSFSTYASRYVEESFGFALGWNYWYSWAVTIAVDLVAVQIIMLYWFPDTPGVIWSAAFLVLLFALNVASVRFFGEAEFWFALIKVITILIFIAVGVLMLLGILEGGQDGGAHLWQIGDAPVAGGLPALIGVAMIVGFSFQGTEFVGIAAGETENPGRNIPKAVRQIFWRILLFYVLTIVVIGLLIPYTDPRLLKDGLSDVTISPFTLIFAKADMLAAAAVMNAVILTSVLSAGNSGMYASSRMLYSLALERKAPAIFARVTRSGTPVWALLATAAVAGLCLLSFLFSPGKLYLWLLNTSGMLGFIAWLGIAISHYRFRRGYLFHGHDLAKLPYVSKYFPFGPLFAFGLCMVVMLGQNYQAFIGGQIDWIGAFATYVGLVLFVVVWFGHKLVTGSRVVRYREMDFSSIEMRKAERSKADPSGNAVAASQQPA; from the coding sequence ATGACCCATTCGAACAACAATGCAAACTTGACTGCCGCAACCCCGCCTTCCGGACACCTCAAACGCACCCTCACCAGCCGCCACCTGAACATGATCGCCATCGGCGGCTCCATCGGCACCGGCCTGTTCGTCTCCTCCGGTGCCACCATCGCCCAGTCAGGCCCCGGCGGCGCGCTGCTGGCCTTCGCGGTAATCGGCCTGATGGTCTACTTCCTGATGACCAGCCTCGGTGAAATGGCCGCGTGCATGCCGGTCAGCGGCTCGTTCTCCACCTATGCCTCGCGCTACGTGGAAGAAAGCTTCGGTTTCGCCCTGGGCTGGAACTACTGGTACTCCTGGGCCGTGACCATCGCCGTGGACCTGGTGGCCGTGCAGATCATCATGCTCTACTGGTTCCCGGACACCCCCGGGGTGATCTGGAGCGCGGCCTTCCTGGTGCTGCTGTTTGCCCTCAACGTCGCCTCGGTGCGCTTTTTCGGCGAGGCGGAGTTCTGGTTCGCCCTGATCAAGGTCATCACCATCCTCATCTTCATCGCCGTGGGCGTGCTGATGCTGCTGGGCATCCTCGAAGGCGGCCAGGACGGCGGCGCCCACCTCTGGCAGATCGGCGACGCGCCCGTTGCCGGCGGCCTGCCGGCGCTGATCGGCGTGGCGATGATCGTCGGCTTCTCGTTCCAGGGCACCGAATTCGTAGGCATCGCCGCCGGCGAAACGGAAAATCCGGGGCGCAATATTCCCAAGGCCGTGCGTCAGATCTTCTGGCGCATCCTGCTGTTCTACGTGCTCACCATCGTCGTGATCGGCCTGCTGATCCCCTACACCGACCCACGGCTGCTCAAGGACGGCCTGTCGGACGTCACCATCAGCCCGTTCACCCTGATCTTCGCCAAGGCCGACATGCTCGCCGCCGCCGCCGTGATGAACGCAGTGATCCTGACCTCGGTGCTGTCCGCCGGCAACTCGGGCATGTATGCCTCCTCACGCATGCTCTACAGCCTGGCGCTGGAGCGCAAGGCGCCGGCCATCTTCGCCCGGGTGACCCGCAGCGGCACGCCGGTCTGGGCGCTGCTGGCCACCGCCGCAGTCGCCGGCCTGTGCCTGCTGAGCTTCCTGTTCAGCCCTGGCAAGCTCTACCTGTGGCTGCTCAACACCTCCGGCATGCTCGGCTTCATCGCCTGGCTGGGCATCGCGATCAGCCACTATCGTTTCCGCCGCGGCTACCTGTTCCATGGCCACGACCTGGCGAAACTGCCGTATGTCTCGAAGTACTTCCCGTTCGGTCCGCTGTTCGCCTTCGGCCTGTGCATGGTGGTGATGCTCGGGCAGAACTACCAGGCGTTCATCGGCGGGCAGATCGACTGGATCGGTGCCTTCGCCACCTATGTCGGCTTGGTGCTGTTCGTGGTGGTCTGGTTCGGCCACAAGCTGGTCACAGGCTCCAGGGTGGTGCGCTACAGGGAAATGGACTTCTCCAGCATCGAGATGCGCAAGGCCGAACGTAGCAAAGCAGACCCTTCCGGCAACGCGGTCGCGGCCAGTCAGCAGCCCGCCTGA
- a CDS encoding NAD(P)/FAD-dependent oxidoreductase, giving the protein MNSTFDSYYEATASRTLYPAQSGRTDTRVCILGGGLAGLSTAIGLAERGVSDVTILESQRIGHGASGRNGGFVFGGYSLGNADLLSALGANEARKLYRLTLDAVDLIRERTRRYTIDCDLVDQGVILANWFNDPLRLEKPRQLMKQAYGVDWQYIAPGELKEQLRTERYYGGLLERNAFHFHPLKYVCGIAQATAQAGVTIYEQSPVTGIEKKAGGYIVRTGQGEVHAEEVVFSAGGYARGIYAPIERAVLPIATYVVTTPPLGARLPDAIDCQSAIYDTRFAFDYYRPLKDTRILWGGRISILDRAPQAIAKLLKADLVSVYPQLEDVALEYAWGGLMSYGRHQMAQIGQDANGIWHAVGFGGHGMAPTTVAGEVLADAIARRLPIPSGFSRFGLERTFGLAGLVAAQATYTAYQARDAFDARRLNR; this is encoded by the coding sequence ATGAACAGCACCTTCGACTCTTACTACGAAGCCACCGCCAGCAGAACCCTCTACCCTGCCCAGAGTGGGCGCACCGATACCCGCGTGTGCATACTCGGTGGCGGCCTGGCCGGCCTGTCGACCGCGATAGGGCTTGCCGAGCGCGGGGTGAGCGATGTGACGATCCTCGAGTCGCAACGCATCGGCCATGGTGCATCGGGACGCAACGGCGGCTTCGTCTTCGGCGGCTACAGCCTTGGCAACGCCGACCTGCTATCGGCGCTGGGCGCCAACGAGGCACGCAAGCTGTATCGACTGACACTCGACGCCGTCGACCTGATCCGCGAACGCACCCGCCGCTACACCATCGACTGCGACCTGGTCGACCAGGGCGTGATCCTCGCCAACTGGTTCAACGACCCGTTGCGCCTTGAGAAACCACGCCAGCTGATGAAGCAGGCCTATGGCGTCGACTGGCAATACATCGCCCCCGGCGAACTGAAGGAACAGCTCAGGACCGAGCGCTATTACGGCGGATTGCTGGAGCGCAACGCATTCCACTTCCACCCGCTCAAGTACGTCTGCGGCATCGCCCAGGCTACCGCCCAGGCCGGGGTGACGATCTACGAGCAGTCGCCGGTGACCGGCATCGAGAAAAAGGCAGGCGGCTACATCGTGCGCACCGGCCAGGGCGAAGTCCATGCCGAGGAAGTGGTGTTCAGCGCAGGGGGCTATGCCCGTGGCATCTACGCCCCGATCGAACGCGCCGTGCTGCCGATCGCCACCTACGTGGTAACCACCCCGCCATTGGGCGCGCGCTTGCCGGACGCCATCGACTGCCAGTCGGCCATCTACGACACACGCTTCGCCTTCGATTACTACCGCCCACTGAAAGACACCCGAATCCTCTGGGGCGGACGCATATCCATCCTCGATCGCGCGCCACAGGCCATCGCCAAGCTGCTCAAGGCCGACCTGGTGAGCGTCTATCCGCAACTCGAGGACGTGGCGCTGGAATACGCCTGGGGCGGCCTGATGAGCTACGGACGCCACCAGATGGCGCAGATCGGCCAGGACGCTAACGGCATCTGGCACGCCGTCGGCTTCGGCGGCCACGGCATGGCACCGACCACGGTCGCCGGCGAAGTCCTGGCGGACGCCATCGCCCGTCGCCTGCCGATCCCGAGTGGTTTCAGCCGGTTCGGCCTCGAACGCACCTTTGGCCTGGCCGGCCTGGTGGCAGCTCAGGCCACCTACACCGCCTACCAGGCACGCGATGCCTTCGATGCTCGGCGGCTGAACCGTTGA
- a CDS encoding response regulator, translating into MKPDLRLLIVDDNVATRYALRRRLGAHGYEVLEAGTGGEGLALIRDEQVDALILDVNLPDMSGFDIVRLLREDSRTALLPVIHVSAASIQSGDIITGLNAGADAYLIHPVDPDVLLATLRTLLRVRDTERALRQSEARFQEIFRGVSAPIAVLDGDLKVHECNHAFAHLVQDNRDPLCLHECFAEGQVKALEELRQHLAAGERWKGTLGMRLQGQPRDTEWQLSPYQAPGLCLVFVEDITEHRHRERSHLARLEDANSQLAREVAERVRTEAQLLQLQKMDALGSLTGGIAHDFNNLLTGIITSLELIRKRVAENRVEKVPKYAEVALSSANSAAVLTQRLLAFARQQPLDTRPVDVNQHIRSLEELVTRTIGERVTLTLELSTLPAIAMVDPVQLESAVLNLVINARDALPKGGQIWVNTSAAWCHGDANLADGAYVAVTVRDNGSGIEAELLDKVFDPFFTTKPLGQGTGLGLSTIYGFARQSGGHVELRSVVGKGTEVTLLLPASDEAAVSLDREVGNDQQGNGEHVLIVEDMASVRLSVAEALGEAGYRCTLASTIDEALQYLQQEESIDLLLTDVGLPTMSGRELADIARLHRPGLPVLFMTGYADAALDRQAFLGTGMEMLVKPFKMSELLDKVKHAVVRLG; encoded by the coding sequence ATGAAACCTGACCTGCGCCTGCTCATCGTCGATGACAACGTCGCCACCCGTTACGCCCTGCGCCGCCGCCTCGGCGCGCACGGCTACGAAGTGCTCGAAGCGGGCACCGGCGGGGAGGGGCTGGCGCTGATTCGTGACGAGCAAGTGGATGCGCTGATTCTCGACGTCAACCTCCCGGACATGAGCGGTTTCGACATTGTCCGGTTGCTGCGCGAGGACAGTCGCACGGCGCTGTTGCCGGTGATCCACGTGTCGGCGGCATCGATCCAGAGCGGCGATATCATTACTGGCCTGAACGCCGGTGCCGATGCTTATCTGATCCACCCGGTGGACCCGGACGTGCTGCTCGCCACCCTGCGCACCCTGCTGCGAGTGCGCGACACCGAGCGGGCCTTGCGCCAGAGCGAAGCGCGGTTCCAGGAAATCTTCCGGGGTGTGTCCGCCCCCATCGCCGTGCTCGATGGCGACTTGAAGGTGCACGAATGCAACCACGCCTTCGCCCACCTGGTGCAGGACAACCGCGACCCGCTGTGTCTGCACGAGTGCTTCGCCGAAGGCCAGGTCAAGGCGCTCGAGGAGTTGCGCCAGCACCTCGCGGCGGGGGAGCGCTGGAAAGGCACGCTGGGCATGCGCCTGCAGGGGCAACCGCGCGACACCGAGTGGCAACTGTCGCCGTACCAGGCGCCTGGCCTGTGTCTGGTGTTCGTCGAGGACATCACCGAACACCGTCACCGCGAGCGCTCGCACCTGGCACGCCTGGAAGATGCCAACAGCCAGTTGGCCAGGGAAGTGGCCGAGCGCGTGCGCACCGAGGCGCAACTGTTGCAGTTGCAGAAAATGGATGCCTTGGGCAGCCTCACCGGTGGCATCGCCCACGATTTCAACAACCTGCTGACCGGCATCATCACCAGCCTTGAGCTGATCCGCAAACGAGTGGCGGAAAACCGTGTGGAAAAGGTGCCGAAGTATGCCGAGGTGGCGCTGAGCTCGGCCAACAGCGCCGCCGTGCTCACCCAGCGGCTGCTGGCCTTTGCCCGCCAGCAACCGCTCGACACCCGTCCGGTGGACGTCAACCAGCACATACGCTCGCTGGAGGAACTGGTGACCCGCACGATCGGTGAGCGAGTCACCCTCACCCTGGAGCTGTCCACCCTGCCGGCCATCGCCATGGTCGATCCGGTGCAACTGGAAAGCGCGGTGCTAAACCTGGTCATCAACGCCCGCGATGCGCTGCCCAAGGGCGGGCAAATCTGGGTCAACACTTCGGCGGCCTGGTGCCACGGCGACGCCAACCTCGCCGATGGCGCCTACGTGGCCGTGACCGTGCGCGACAACGGCAGTGGAATCGAGGCCGAGTTGCTCGACAAGGTCTTCGATCCGTTCTTCACCACCAAGCCTCTCGGCCAGGGCACTGGCCTGGGCTTGTCGACCATCTACGGTTTCGCCCGACAGTCGGGTGGCCATGTGGAGCTGCGCAGTGTGGTTGGCAAGGGCACCGAGGTGACGCTGTTGCTGCCGGCCAGCGACGAGGCGGCGGTCAGCCTGGACCGCGAGGTCGGGAATGACCAGCAGGGCAATGGCGAGCACGTGTTGATCGTCGAGGACATGGCCTCGGTCCGACTGTCGGTGGCCGAGGCGCTGGGCGAGGCCGGGTACCGATGCACCTTGGCGTCGACCATCGATGAGGCGTTGCAATACCTGCAGCAGGAGGAGAGCATCGACCTGCTGTTGACCGATGTCGGACTACCGACCATGAGTGGGCGAGAGCTGGCTGACATCGCACGGTTGCATCGACCAGGGTTGCCGGTGCTGTTCATGACCGGGTACGCCGATGCGGCGCTGGACCGCCAGGCGTTCCTGGGGACAGGGATGGAAATGCTGGTGAAGCCATTCAAAATGTCGGAGTTGCTCGACAAGGTCAAGCACGCGGTAGTGCGCTTGGGCTGA
- a CDS encoding sensor histidine kinase — protein MAEPTMRDAEQFARLQAENEALRAELEETNQGVLALYAELDIQAEHLRQASDLKSRFLSYMSHEFRTPLGSILSITSLLADELDGPLSEEQHRQVAFVSNATRELSDMVDDLLDLAKIEAGRITISPAWFDMFDLFAALRGMFRPIVDATAVDLIFEEPVGLPRLYTDDKKLAQILRNFISNALKFTTRGEVRVSAQLVDAQHIRFAVSDTGIGIASELLDTLFEDFAQLDSPLQKRLRGTGLGLSLCKRFVTLLGGEVGVHSEPGIGSTFFVIIPLALAQESVDET, from the coding sequence ATGGCTGAGCCTACCATGCGAGACGCCGAGCAGTTCGCGCGGCTGCAGGCCGAAAACGAGGCCCTGCGCGCCGAGCTCGAAGAAACCAATCAAGGCGTGCTGGCCTTGTATGCCGAGCTGGACATCCAGGCTGAGCACTTGCGCCAGGCGTCCGACCTTAAAAGTCGCTTTCTGTCGTACATGAGTCATGAGTTCCGCACCCCGCTGGGCTCGATACTGAGCATCACCAGCCTGCTGGCCGACGAGCTGGACGGGCCGCTGTCGGAAGAGCAGCACCGCCAGGTTGCATTTGTCAGCAATGCGACCCGCGAGTTGTCGGACATGGTCGACGACCTCCTCGACCTCGCCAAGATCGAAGCCGGGCGCATCACCATCTCGCCGGCCTGGTTCGATATGTTCGACCTGTTCGCGGCGCTGCGCGGGATGTTTCGGCCGATCGTCGACGCCACGGCGGTCGACCTGATTTTCGAAGAGCCGGTGGGCCTGCCGCGCCTTTATACCGACGACAAGAAGCTTGCGCAGATCCTGCGCAACTTCATCTCCAATGCCTTGAAGTTCACTACCCGCGGTGAAGTGCGAGTGTCGGCGCAACTCGTCGATGCGCAGCACATCCGCTTCGCCGTCAGCGATACAGGCATTGGCATTGCCTCGGAGCTGCTGGACACGTTGTTCGAGGATTTCGCACAGCTCGATTCACCCTTGCAGAAACGCCTGCGTGGCACCGGCCTGGGGCTGTCGTTATGCAAGCGTTTCGTCACGCTGCTGGGCGGGGAGGTAGGCGTGCACAGCGAGCCAGGGATCGGTTCCACTTTCTTCGTGATCATTCCGCTGGCGTTGGCCCAGGAGAGTGTGGATGAAACCTGA
- a CDS encoding ATP-binding protein: MNISASRTLVLPLEEGTQIGHARRTAQRLAEQQGFDSEDAGRVALLATELASNVLKHAGAGALHLRSVPGANGLGIELLAVDRAQGFDAQTCLVDGYSTGGTQGIGLGAVARMAKVFDMHTDARGSVIMARVYQRAAESRDLRIGVSHHALHDDPACGDTWHVALTHGRLSALLVDGLGHGPDAEEAAQSAAAAFAEDAFLDPLLLIERLHLAMCSTRGGAVAIAQHDQHSGHIAFSGIGNIGASLVAPTRMRGMPSLPGIVGGQYRKAQVFDYADVTGNLLILYSDGLQSRWNLQDYPGLVHRHPAVIAAVLHRDFCRGRDDVTVLVIDLEPDHG, translated from the coding sequence ATGAATATTTCTGCCAGCAGGACGCTGGTCTTGCCCTTGGAAGAGGGCACCCAGATCGGCCACGCCCGGCGCACCGCACAGCGCCTGGCCGAGCAACAAGGCTTCGACAGCGAGGACGCCGGCCGTGTGGCGTTGCTGGCTACCGAGCTGGCCAGCAACGTGCTCAAGCACGCCGGAGCGGGTGCATTGCACTTGCGCAGCGTGCCCGGTGCCAACGGCCTGGGCATCGAGTTGCTGGCAGTGGACCGGGCCCAAGGGTTCGATGCCCAGACATGCCTCGTCGATGGCTACTCCACCGGTGGTACACAGGGCATCGGCCTGGGCGCGGTGGCACGTATGGCCAAGGTGTTCGACATGCACACCGACGCCCGCGGCTCGGTAATCATGGCCCGCGTGTACCAACGCGCTGCCGAAAGTCGTGACCTGCGCATCGGCGTCAGCCATCACGCGCTGCATGACGACCCGGCTTGCGGCGACACCTGGCACGTCGCGCTCACCCACGGGCGTCTCAGCGCCTTGCTGGTCGACGGCCTGGGGCATGGCCCGGATGCCGAGGAGGCGGCCCAGAGCGCGGCAGCGGCATTCGCCGAGGATGCCTTTCTCGACCCACTTTTGCTGATCGAGCGGCTGCACCTGGCGATGTGCAGCACCCGGGGCGGCGCGGTTGCCATCGCACAGCACGATCAGCACAGCGGCCATATTGCCTTCTCTGGCATCGGCAACATCGGCGCCAGTCTGGTGGCGCCGACCCGCATGCGCGGCATGCCCTCGCTTCCAGGTATCGTCGGCGGGCAATACCGCAAAGCCCAGGTCTTCGACTACGCTGACGTGACGGGCAACCTGCTGATCCTCTACAGCGACGGCCTGCAGTCGCGCTGGAATCTACAAGACTACCCTGGGTTGGTGCATCGCCACCCGGCGGTGATTGCTGCCGTGCTGCATCGGGATTTCTGCCGGGGGCGGGACGATGTGACGGTGCTGGTGATCGACCTGGAGCCAGACCATGGCTGA
- a CDS encoding anti-sigma regulatory factor produces the protein MSGEHSGSLPVRIEQDVVLARQLARKLASDCGMRLVDLTKLVTAVSELARNTVIYGGGGDMDWQVLEEAGRTGVRLLFRDEGPGIADLKLALTDGWTSGNGLGLGLTGARRLVDEFELDSVPGEGTRVTITRWI, from the coding sequence ATGAGCGGCGAGCACAGTGGCAGCCTGCCGGTACGCATCGAGCAGGACGTGGTACTGGCCCGGCAGTTGGCGCGCAAACTGGCCAGCGATTGCGGCATGCGCCTCGTGGACCTGACCAAGCTGGTCACCGCTGTCAGCGAGCTGGCGCGCAACACCGTGATCTATGGCGGCGGGGGCGACATGGATTGGCAGGTGCTCGAGGAAGCGGGTCGCACCGGAGTGCGCTTGTTGTTCCGTGACGAAGGGCCGGGTATCGCCGACCTGAAGCTGGCCCTGACCGATGGCTGGACCTCCGGCAATGGCCTGGGCCTGGGCCTGACTGGCGCTCGCCGTCTGGTGGACGAGTTCGAGCTCGACAGCGTGCCAGGCGAGGGCACGCGGGTGACGATCACGCGATGGATATGA
- a CDS encoding STAS domain-containing protein gives MDRIPILRMGEFLLVTIQVDMHDKLAMCLQDDLTDRISATSARGVLLDISALDMVDSFIGRMIADIASLSRLMDAQVMVVGMQPAVAITLVELGLTLPGVSTALDVERGMQRLSQHVRHP, from the coding sequence ATGGACCGTATCCCGATTCTGCGGATGGGCGAGTTTCTGCTCGTGACCATCCAGGTCGACATGCATGACAAGCTGGCCATGTGCTTGCAAGACGACCTTACCGACCGCATCAGCGCCACCTCCGCCAGGGGCGTGTTGCTCGACATCTCGGCGCTGGACATGGTCGACTCGTTCATTGGCCGGATGATCGCTGACATCGCCAGCCTGTCGCGGCTGATGGATGCCCAGGTGATGGTGGTGGGCATGCAGCCGGCCGTGGCCATTACCCTGGTGGAACTGGGCTTGACCCTGCCTGGGGTGAGCACGGCACTGGATGTGGAGCGAGGCATGCAGCGGCTCAGCCAGCACGTGAGGCACCCATGA
- a CDS encoding STAS domain-containing protein, with protein MAALHGSTLEAIKHNQAQLLEQWTAALEANGATRNIKEQTLLQETRDFLQLLVDVLQTGSGNDIAISDWDETRRFLEKLSASRAQLGHDSHQAVYFIFALKGPLFSLLQTHFGDDPARLAEQLWLISELVDTLGMHTIRTYQKTREAVIKRQQEELLELSTPVVKLWDGVLALPLIGTLDSQRSQTVMESLLQRIVDTGSEIAIIDITGVPTVDTLVAQHLLKTVTAIRLMGADCIISGVRPQIAQTIVHLGLDLGTLTTKANLADALKLALKRLGVNLGEQA; from the coding sequence ATGGCAGCACTGCACGGCAGCACATTGGAAGCCATCAAGCACAACCAGGCGCAGTTGTTGGAGCAATGGACGGCAGCGCTTGAGGCCAATGGCGCTACCCGCAATATCAAGGAACAGACCCTGTTGCAGGAAACCCGCGATTTCCTGCAACTGCTGGTCGATGTCTTGCAGACAGGCAGTGGCAATGACATCGCCATCAGCGACTGGGATGAAACCCGCCGGTTCCTGGAAAAACTCTCGGCCAGCCGCGCCCAACTGGGGCACGACTCGCACCAGGCGGTGTATTTCATCTTCGCCCTCAAGGGGCCGCTGTTCAGCCTGCTGCAAACGCATTTCGGCGACGACCCGGCTCGCTTGGCCGAGCAATTGTGGTTGATCTCCGAGCTGGTCGACACTTTAGGGATGCACACCATCCGCACCTATCAAAAGACCCGCGAAGCGGTTATCAAGCGCCAGCAGGAAGAGCTGCTGGAGTTGTCCACTCCGGTGGTCAAGCTGTGGGATGGCGTGCTGGCCCTGCCGCTGATCGGCACGCTCGATTCGCAGCGTAGCCAGACGGTGATGGAGTCGTTGTTGCAACGTATCGTCGACACCGGCTCGGAAATCGCCATCATCGACATCACCGGTGTGCCGACTGTCGATACCCTGGTCGCCCAGCATCTGCTCAAGACCGTCACCGCCATCCGGCTGATGGGCGCCGACTGCATCATCAGCGGGGTGCGCCCGCAGATCGCGCAGACCATCGTGCACCTGGGGTTGGACCTGGGCACCCTGACTACCAAGGCTAACCTCGCTGATGCGCTGAAGCTCGCGCTCAAGCGCCTGGGTGTGAACCTGGGCGAGCAGGCCTGA